One Alicyclobacillus acidoterrestris DNA window includes the following coding sequences:
- the gcvPB gene encoding aminomethyl-transferring glycine dehydrogenase subunit GcvPB, with protein sequence MTIQREGEEKLIFEMSQPGRKAYSLPELDVPEADLGELAGLTRLEQPPLPEVSEVDVIRHFTALSQKNHGVDSGFYPLGSCTMKYNPKRNERAARLDGFARIHPLQPVSTVQGALELLYQLQQDLAEITGMDAVSLQPAAGAQGEWTGLMMIREYHANQGQSQRNKVIVPDSAHGTNPASVSMAGLKAITIPSKADGSVDLDALRQAVGDDTAALMLTNPSTLGLFESQIGEISKIVHDAGGLLYYDGANMNAILGYARPGDMGFDVVHLNLHKTFSTPHGGGGPGAGPVGVKSFLEAYLPRPVIQKVGDKYELSLDRPLSIGKVKGFYGNFGILVRAYTYIRTMGPDGLKLVSESAVLAANYLLSQLKDDYDAPFAGPCKHEFVLSGNRQKMNGVRTLDIAKRLIDFGIHPPTIYFPLIVDECLMIEPTECESKETLDRFVEIMKQVAHEAATQPEFVRAAPHRTIVSRLDEVTAARSPVLRYIHS encoded by the coding sequence GTGACAATACAACGCGAAGGAGAAGAAAAGCTCATTTTTGAAATGAGTCAGCCGGGACGCAAGGCGTATTCGCTGCCAGAACTCGATGTTCCGGAAGCGGATTTAGGTGAGTTGGCTGGACTCACTCGCCTGGAGCAGCCGCCGTTGCCGGAGGTCAGTGAGGTCGATGTGATTCGGCATTTTACGGCCCTCTCGCAAAAGAATCACGGCGTGGATTCGGGTTTTTATCCACTTGGGTCGTGTACGATGAAATATAATCCGAAGCGCAACGAGCGGGCGGCCCGTCTCGACGGTTTTGCGCGCATTCATCCACTGCAGCCGGTGAGCACAGTCCAAGGTGCACTCGAACTGTTGTACCAGTTGCAACAAGATCTCGCGGAAATCACGGGAATGGACGCTGTCAGTTTGCAGCCAGCAGCCGGTGCGCAAGGCGAGTGGACGGGACTGATGATGATTCGCGAATACCACGCAAATCAGGGTCAGAGCCAGCGAAACAAAGTGATTGTTCCGGATTCGGCGCACGGAACCAACCCTGCGAGCGTGAGCATGGCCGGATTGAAAGCCATTACCATTCCGTCCAAGGCGGACGGCAGTGTCGATCTCGACGCCTTACGACAGGCTGTTGGCGATGACACGGCGGCGCTGATGTTGACGAACCCTAGCACCTTGGGGCTGTTCGAGTCGCAGATTGGCGAGATCTCGAAGATTGTCCACGATGCGGGTGGCTTGCTCTATTATGACGGCGCGAACATGAACGCCATTCTCGGGTATGCGCGACCCGGCGACATGGGCTTTGACGTCGTTCACCTCAATTTGCACAAGACGTTCTCGACACCACATGGCGGTGGCGGCCCTGGCGCGGGTCCGGTTGGCGTGAAATCGTTCTTGGAAGCGTATTTGCCGCGACCTGTCATCCAAAAGGTTGGTGACAAGTACGAGTTGTCTCTTGACAGGCCGCTCTCCATCGGCAAAGTCAAGGGCTTCTATGGGAACTTTGGGATTCTCGTACGGGCGTACACGTACATTCGCACGATGGGGCCTGACGGTCTCAAATTGGTCTCTGAATCTGCGGTGTTGGCGGCCAATTACTTGCTCTCACAACTCAAGGATGATTACGATGCGCCGTTTGCCGGGCCTTGTAAGCACGAGTTCGTGTTGTCGGGCAACCGTCAGAAAATGAACGGCGTGCGCACGCTCGACATTGCGAAGCGACTGATTGACTTTGGCATTCATCCGCCGACCATTTATTTCCCGCTCATTGTGGACGAGTGTTTGATGATTGAGCCGACGGAGTGCGAGAGCAAGGAGACGTTAGACCGCTTTGTGGAAATTATGAAGCAGGTCGCGCACGAAGCGGCGACGCAGCCGGAGTTTGTCCGAGCTGCACCGCATCGTACGATTGTCAGCCGACTGGACGAAGTCACCGCGGCGAGGTCACCCGTGCTGCGATATATCCATTCTTGA
- the zapE gene encoding AFG1/ZapE family ATPase has product MQHIQQILNKSLEGHDKGYDAVYFRRLIPELDQFSVSDAFIDRSRAALLEYLRQQNICSRCSGFQSCGKEGDMRGFTQVLEPYKGQVTISVQRCQPYLDHIAKKRVDKYASIAGMLELDEAFQFENYPEEQAKKYPRLMRYAMEFAMGYQPENNVGTTSGVYLFGPPGVGKTHLMLAVFNRLRTRGVPCLVVRSDSLFDRMRHLIADNQDLEPFLDTLSTVPVLGIDEFAQERANDFTLEKLFRIVNQRFHANLPTWFTSNYAPPDAYRRRGEDVNDSVYPLRSRIMKMCMMAHLEGPDARQRNLRSLT; this is encoded by the coding sequence ATGCAGCACATTCAACAGATTTTGAACAAGTCTTTAGAGGGTCACGATAAAGGCTACGATGCCGTGTACTTTCGGCGCTTGATTCCTGAACTCGACCAGTTCTCGGTCAGTGACGCGTTTATTGATCGGTCACGGGCCGCATTGTTGGAGTATTTGCGACAGCAAAATATCTGCAGTCGCTGCAGTGGATTCCAAAGTTGTGGAAAAGAAGGGGACATGCGTGGCTTTACGCAGGTGCTTGAGCCGTACAAGGGACAAGTGACCATCAGCGTTCAGCGCTGCCAACCTTATCTCGACCATATTGCGAAAAAACGCGTCGATAAATACGCTTCGATTGCAGGCATGCTCGAATTAGATGAGGCATTTCAGTTCGAGAATTACCCTGAGGAACAAGCCAAGAAATATCCGAGATTGATGCGCTATGCGATGGAATTTGCGATGGGTTACCAACCGGAAAATAACGTGGGCACCACGAGTGGCGTGTACTTGTTCGGTCCGCCTGGCGTCGGCAAGACACATCTGATGCTCGCCGTGTTTAACCGTTTGCGGACTCGTGGCGTGCCGTGTCTCGTCGTTCGCTCCGATTCGCTGTTTGACAGGATGCGTCACCTGATTGCCGACAATCAGGATTTGGAGCCGTTTTTGGACACGCTCTCGACTGTGCCGGTGCTTGGTATCGATGAGTTCGCCCAGGAGCGGGCGAACGATTTTACCCTCGAAAAGCTGTTCCGGATTGTCAACCAGCGGTTTCATGCGAATTTGCCTACTTGGTTTACGAGCAACTACGCGCCGCCGGACGCCTATCGTCGGCGTGGCGAAGATGTCAATGATTCTGTGTATCCACTGCGGTCCCGCATTATGAAAATGTGTATGATGGCCCATCTCGAAGGACCGGACGCAAGGCAGCGCAATCTGCGTTCGCTCACCTAG
- a CDS encoding YqhG family protein has product MQHHVPLREESERLSYCETYFESVGAETVYRADGYREVRLPIDVDRELTDRPFYWLWVEKTNQKVEPTTLRLSFTKAAKAREDARLAKAHQEYLEKHPPQNPYERMFAKPPTSELITLGCFRLNKIVDSARRRGQFACVQPAHATARDHLVPWLVLNLLVQFVTDSVEEKWLSVGICLANRQHVFGFYEKVEAIDMTAANPARILENARMSLPEAFAVAKSCVSDHIATLPDDWADEAKRRLADDLSQLDTYYKSILPDHDEDIQQELLREHQRKRAHLIEKSAPRTEVHITQAALVGLPIRHT; this is encoded by the coding sequence GTGCAACACCACGTGCCGTTGCGTGAAGAAAGTGAGCGACTTTCGTATTGCGAAACGTACTTCGAGTCTGTCGGCGCGGAAACTGTCTATCGCGCGGACGGATATCGCGAAGTGCGTCTGCCAATCGACGTCGACAGAGAGTTGACAGATAGGCCATTTTATTGGCTATGGGTAGAAAAAACCAACCAAAAGGTCGAACCGACAACGCTCCGCCTCTCGTTTACAAAAGCGGCAAAAGCACGCGAGGACGCGCGTTTGGCAAAAGCGCACCAAGAGTACTTGGAGAAGCACCCACCACAAAACCCATACGAGCGCATGTTTGCAAAGCCACCGACAAGCGAACTCATCACGCTGGGATGCTTTCGCTTAAACAAAATCGTCGACAGCGCTCGTCGCCGAGGGCAATTTGCCTGCGTACAACCCGCGCATGCGACGGCAAGAGATCATCTGGTTCCCTGGCTGGTGCTCAACCTGCTCGTGCAATTCGTAACCGATTCCGTAGAGGAAAAGTGGTTATCAGTGGGGATTTGTTTGGCCAACCGTCAACACGTCTTCGGGTTTTACGAAAAAGTGGAGGCTATCGACATGACAGCAGCTAATCCAGCGCGAATTCTGGAGAACGCGAGAATGTCCCTACCAGAAGCCTTTGCTGTCGCAAAATCGTGCGTGTCCGACCACATCGCCACGCTGCCCGACGACTGGGCAGACGAGGCGAAGCGCAGACTGGCGGACGACTTGTCACAACTCGACACGTACTACAAAAGCATCTTACCCGATCACGACGAGGACATACAGCAGGAACTCCTGCGCGAACACCAACGAAAACGGGCGCACCTCATCGAAAAAAGTGCGCCGCGAACAGAGGTTCACATCACGCAGGCGGCGCTTGTCGGACTGCCGATACGCCATACGTGA
- the gcvPA gene encoding aminomethyl-transferring glycine dehydrogenase subunit GcvPA, giving the protein MNEFGYIPHTDADKKAMLEALALESTEALFADIPDDIRLQQPLALKKAMSELEVMRHLEKLADKNAHLGRLVSFLGAGAYEHYQPSVVDAIISRSEFYTSYTPYQPEMSQGMLQATFEYQTMIADLTGMDVANASMYDGPTAFAEAALVACVHTRRNRILVADSVNPEYLAVLRTYAAGQAIEIGYLPQKDGRLDTQALQAQLDDSVAGVMIQYPNFFGVVEDVQAIADLTHQANALLVVNTYPIALGLLEAPGKLGADLVVAEGQSLGNAISYGGPYLGIMAAKQPLLRKLPGRIVGQTTDHEGRRGFVLTLQAREQHIRREKATSNICSNQSLCALAATVFLSYMGKQGMRELAVQNYHKAHYLQKRLLDLPGIEAVFAAPFFNEFVIRLPRPAADVQAALLARGILFGFDLRESHPELGDAVLLNVTEVRTKSEMDELVEALKEVIA; this is encoded by the coding sequence TTGAACGAATTTGGCTATATACCGCACACAGACGCCGATAAAAAGGCGATGCTTGAGGCACTGGCGTTGGAATCGACGGAGGCCCTATTTGCCGATATTCCGGATGACATTCGCTTACAGCAACCCCTCGCGCTCAAGAAGGCAATGTCGGAACTAGAAGTCATGCGCCACCTGGAAAAGTTGGCCGATAAAAATGCCCATCTTGGGCGCCTGGTGAGTTTTTTGGGGGCTGGCGCCTATGAACACTATCAACCGAGCGTTGTTGACGCTATCATCAGCCGTTCGGAGTTCTATACGTCGTACACGCCGTATCAACCGGAAATGAGCCAAGGGATGCTTCAGGCGACGTTTGAGTACCAGACGATGATTGCCGACTTGACCGGAATGGATGTCGCAAATGCGAGCATGTACGATGGCCCGACAGCGTTCGCAGAGGCTGCGCTGGTGGCTTGTGTACACACGCGCCGCAACCGCATTCTTGTGGCGGATTCCGTCAATCCGGAATATCTCGCCGTCCTTCGCACGTATGCAGCTGGACAGGCGATTGAGATTGGTTATCTTCCACAGAAAGATGGCCGTCTCGACACGCAGGCGCTGCAAGCTCAACTCGATGATTCGGTTGCGGGCGTCATGATTCAGTATCCGAACTTCTTTGGCGTGGTCGAGGACGTACAGGCCATCGCCGATTTGACACATCAGGCAAATGCGCTGCTGGTGGTCAATACGTATCCGATAGCGCTAGGTCTCTTGGAGGCACCAGGTAAGCTCGGAGCAGATCTCGTGGTTGCTGAAGGACAGTCGCTCGGCAACGCGATTTCGTACGGTGGGCCATACTTGGGCATCATGGCGGCGAAACAGCCGCTGTTGCGCAAACTGCCTGGGCGAATTGTGGGACAGACGACAGACCATGAGGGACGCCGCGGCTTTGTGTTGACGCTGCAGGCGCGCGAACAGCATATTCGCCGGGAGAAGGCGACGTCGAACATCTGTTCCAACCAATCGCTGTGCGCTTTGGCCGCAACGGTCTTCTTATCCTACATGGGCAAACAGGGCATGCGCGAACTGGCTGTTCAGAACTATCATAAGGCGCATTATTTACAAAAGCGTTTGTTGGACTTGCCGGGAATAGAAGCGGTCTTTGCAGCGCCGTTTTTCAATGAGTTCGTCATTCGTTTACCTCGCCCAGCGGCCGATGTTCAAGCGGCACTGCTCGCGCGTGGCATCCTGTTCGGATTCGACTTGCGCGAGTCCCATCCTGAACTTGGCGACGCCGTCTTGCTCAACGTGACTGAGGTGCGAACCAAATCGGAGATGGACGAGTTGGTTGAGGCGCTCAAGGAGGTGATCGCGTGA
- a CDS encoding histidine phosphatase family protein yields MDIWLIRHGETDWNVSGRVQGWTDIPLNQTGRTQAQKLASYLEGIPFRQIYASDLSRALNTARAIAEKTGTPISTTRRLREQYFGQAEGLLREEKERRFPNGIPGAETPHDVEQRISQFLTDLVATPVQGRVILATHGGVVRAALRWLGQQNEPIDNTSITCLKYEGGAFRITAINATPHLLTPASLPTVSRMDISQHG; encoded by the coding sequence ATGGACATCTGGCTCATCCGTCATGGTGAGACAGACTGGAACGTCAGCGGCCGCGTCCAAGGTTGGACGGATATCCCCCTCAACCAAACCGGGCGCACACAGGCGCAAAAGTTGGCCAGTTATTTAGAAGGCATCCCGTTTCGCCAGATTTATGCCAGTGACCTATCGAGAGCGCTCAATACGGCGCGCGCGATTGCCGAAAAGACCGGTACGCCAATCAGCACGACGCGGCGCCTGCGCGAGCAATACTTCGGACAGGCGGAAGGGCTATTGCGCGAAGAAAAGGAACGCCGTTTTCCGAACGGCATTCCAGGCGCAGAAACGCCACACGACGTCGAACAGCGAATCAGTCAGTTCCTTACAGACCTCGTCGCCACGCCCGTGCAAGGGCGGGTCATCTTGGCGACACACGGCGGTGTCGTCCGGGCCGCCCTGCGCTGGCTCGGCCAGCAGAACGAACCCATCGACAACACCAGTATCACGTGTTTGAAGTACGAAGGCGGCGCCTTTCGCATCACGGCCATCAACGCGACGCCGCACCTCTTGACGCCCGCCTCACTGCCCACTGTGTCAAGAATGGATATATCGCAGCACGGGTGA
- a CDS encoding DEAD/DEAH box helicase encodes MDLDLENHPLLQFSEPNNDRVSVDIQFVDDGLENAFTTYLESVDPADEPTRKSTWPLFRLAALGTQSQMSPTFESLLVLDHIHGFTPLPHQVQTAERVLRDLRGRAILADEVGLGKTIEAGLILKEYMLRGLVKKALILVPASLVLQWTRELNEKFQLTATAQRNQWTWEQYDVVVASLDTAKGPPHKDIVLSQPWDMVIIDEAHKLKNQRTKNWQMANAIPNKYLLLLTATPMQNQLQELHTLVTLLKPGHLGNVSEFSSNHMASRRTPRDANRLRETMSDIMIRNRRQDGATALPPRHVEVVPLELNADERRFYDEVQSLLRDEYESRKSQRISMLPLLTLQREICSSPYAAMISLEKMQKKATSPTRQQQLAQLIQLGSSIAEYTKITKVLDLIDEIGDKCIVFTEYRATQDFIMYMLKKKGISVVPFRGGFKRGKKDWMKDLFSKKAQVLVATESGGEGINLQFCHHMINFDLPWNPMRLEQRIGRIHRLGQTEKCYVYNLATRDTIEEHIVKLLHEKIQMFESVIGELDYIVSNKRLDNWDKQLFEATMTSTNAADLAAKLNQMKRQYMD; translated from the coding sequence ATGGATTTAGACTTGGAAAATCATCCCCTGCTACAATTTTCGGAACCAAACAACGACCGGGTGTCTGTCGACATTCAATTTGTTGACGATGGCCTAGAAAATGCCTTTACAACTTACCTTGAATCAGTCGATCCGGCGGACGAGCCAACGCGCAAATCCACTTGGCCGCTATTCCGCTTGGCAGCACTGGGCACCCAGTCCCAGATGTCGCCAACCTTCGAATCGCTACTCGTCCTCGATCACATACATGGGTTTACACCGCTGCCGCATCAGGTGCAAACGGCTGAACGCGTCTTGCGGGACCTGCGCGGACGCGCCATTCTCGCCGACGAAGTAGGCCTTGGTAAGACCATCGAAGCAGGACTCATTCTCAAGGAATACATGCTTCGCGGCCTCGTCAAAAAGGCGCTCATTCTCGTCCCAGCCTCCCTCGTTCTACAGTGGACGCGGGAACTGAACGAAAAATTTCAGTTGACCGCCACCGCGCAGCGCAATCAGTGGACCTGGGAGCAATACGACGTGGTGGTCGCTTCACTAGATACCGCCAAGGGCCCGCCACACAAGGATATTGTCCTGTCGCAGCCGTGGGATATGGTGATTATTGACGAAGCCCACAAATTGAAAAATCAACGCACAAAAAACTGGCAAATGGCGAACGCCATCCCGAACAAGTACTTGTTGTTATTGACGGCGACACCAATGCAGAATCAATTACAGGAGTTGCACACCCTGGTCACATTGCTCAAACCCGGACACTTAGGCAATGTCTCGGAGTTCTCGAGCAATCACATGGCGAGCCGCCGAACACCGCGAGACGCCAATCGACTTCGCGAGACCATGAGCGATATTATGATCCGCAATCGTCGTCAAGATGGCGCCACCGCCTTGCCGCCGCGCCACGTGGAAGTCGTCCCGCTCGAACTGAACGCCGACGAGCGCAGATTTTATGACGAAGTCCAATCGCTCTTGCGCGACGAATACGAATCGCGTAAAAGTCAACGCATCTCCATGCTGCCACTCTTGACGTTGCAACGTGAAATCTGCAGCTCGCCATATGCGGCCATGATTTCACTCGAAAAGATGCAAAAAAAAGCGACGAGCCCGACCCGTCAGCAACAGCTCGCGCAACTGATTCAACTGGGTAGCAGCATTGCTGAATACACGAAGATCACGAAGGTACTCGATTTAATTGACGAGATTGGCGACAAGTGCATCGTCTTTACCGAATACCGGGCTACACAGGACTTTATCATGTATATGCTAAAGAAAAAGGGCATTTCCGTCGTCCCGTTTCGCGGCGGATTCAAACGAGGAAAAAAAGACTGGATGAAAGATTTGTTCTCGAAGAAAGCACAGGTACTCGTCGCTACGGAGTCCGGGGGCGAGGGTATCAACTTGCAGTTCTGTCATCACATGATCAACTTCGATTTACCGTGGAACCCCATGCGCCTGGAGCAGCGCATCGGGCGAATTCACCGACTGGGCCAAACGGAGAAATGTTATGTATACAATCTCGCGACGCGAGACACCATCGAAGAACACATCGTCAAACTGTTACACGAAAAGATTCAGATGTTTGAATCGGTGATTGGCGAACTCGACTACATCGTTAGCAACAAGCGGCTGGACAATTGGGACAAGCAGCTGTTTGAAGCCACGATGACCAGTACGAACGCAGCAGATCTCGCCGCCAAACTCAATCAAATGAAACGCCAATACATGGACTGA
- the gcvT gene encoding glycine cleavage system aminomethyltransferase GcvT, whose translation MTAPKHTPLYDRHVALGAKMIDFHGTVLPVQYQSIVQEHRAVRDDVGVFDVSHMGEFNVTGTDALAFVQHLVTNDVARLGDGEALYTLMTDESGGVIDDLLVYRMAADNFLLVVNASNIDTDFSWVTSHVGNFSVAVENASEQIALIAVQGPRAAALLAPNTDVDAAHLRPFTFARGTVAGVSAMVSRTGYTGEDGFEIYLSASDAVTVFDVLIEQGGVPCGLGARDTLRLEAKLALYGNELSREITPYEASLGMFVKLDKGDFIGREALLRQKEAGVSRKLVGVETQGRAIPRSGYRVVADGREIGYVTSGTMSPTLQVPIALVLIDVAYAQIGQEVEIDIRGRTHPARVVKTPFYRRNRA comes from the coding sequence ATGACGGCTCCAAAGCACACCCCACTCTACGACAGACACGTCGCGTTAGGCGCGAAGATGATTGACTTTCACGGCACCGTGTTGCCCGTGCAGTATCAGAGTATCGTGCAGGAACATCGCGCGGTTCGCGACGATGTGGGCGTATTTGACGTCTCTCATATGGGAGAATTCAACGTCACAGGTACAGATGCGTTGGCGTTTGTGCAACACCTTGTGACCAACGATGTCGCACGGTTGGGCGACGGTGAGGCGCTGTACACGTTGATGACGGATGAATCTGGCGGTGTCATCGACGATTTGCTGGTTTATCGAATGGCGGCAGACAACTTTTTGTTGGTCGTCAACGCCAGTAACATCGACACGGACTTTTCGTGGGTGACGAGTCACGTAGGCAATTTTTCAGTGGCAGTCGAAAATGCGTCGGAACAGATTGCGTTAATTGCGGTTCAGGGCCCGCGTGCGGCTGCGCTGTTGGCGCCAAATACCGACGTCGACGCAGCCCATCTGCGCCCGTTCACTTTTGCGCGCGGGACGGTGGCAGGCGTCTCCGCCATGGTCTCACGCACTGGTTACACGGGTGAAGACGGTTTCGAGATTTATCTGAGTGCATCCGATGCGGTAACCGTGTTTGACGTGCTGATTGAGCAAGGTGGCGTGCCTTGTGGCCTTGGTGCACGCGATACGCTCCGGCTCGAAGCGAAACTCGCGCTTTATGGTAATGAGCTGTCTCGCGAAATTACGCCGTACGAGGCGAGTCTCGGTATGTTTGTCAAGCTCGACAAAGGCGACTTCATCGGCCGGGAGGCCCTCTTGCGTCAAAAGGAGGCAGGGGTGTCGCGCAAATTGGTCGGTGTTGAGACACAAGGTCGAGCCATTCCTCGCAGTGGCTATCGGGTGGTCGCGGATGGTCGCGAGATTGGGTACGTGACTTCAGGCACGATGTCGCCGACGTTACAAGTGCCAATTGCGCTCGTGCTGATCGATGTCGCGTACGCGCAAATCGGTCAGGAAGTCGAAATTGACATTCGTGGGCGCACGCACCCGGCACGGGTGGTCAAAACGCCGTTTTACAGACGAAATCGGGCTTGA
- a CDS encoding type II 3-dehydroquinate dehydratase, translated as MEKPYLVVIHGPNLNRLGVRKPETYGTQTLDDVISLVRSVADGYGLDVLDKQSNHEGDLIDFLQLHGPGAAGILINPGAFGHYSYAIRDCLEDIARPTVEVHISNVHQRESFRHQLVLGDVVMGQVVGLGTEGYRYAAEALCRRYRNDAAQLR; from the coding sequence ATGGAAAAACCGTATCTCGTCGTGATCCACGGCCCGAACCTAAATCGGTTGGGGGTCCGAAAGCCGGAAACGTACGGCACTCAAACACTGGACGACGTGATTTCGTTGGTCAGAAGTGTGGCGGACGGATACGGACTCGACGTGTTGGATAAACAGTCCAATCACGAGGGGGACCTCATCGACTTTTTACAGTTGCACGGACCTGGTGCAGCGGGAATTTTGATTAATCCTGGCGCATTTGGTCATTACAGTTACGCCATCCGCGACTGTCTTGAAGATATCGCCCGACCGACTGTTGAGGTGCATATCTCGAATGTCCACCAGCGAGAGTCATTTAGGCATCAATTGGTTCTCGGGGACGTCGTCATGGGACAGGTTGTCGGGCTTGGGACAGAAGGTTACCGCTATGCGGCGGAAGCCTTGTGTCGTCGATATCGAAATGATGCCGCACAGTTGCGGTGA